The DNA segment TTGCTGTTCTCAGTGATTGTCCATCATCTTGTGAACCCCCACAACTTCTCTTGGACGACGGTGATGCATTGTACCCTTGGCTGCCGGTTGCCTCCTGTTTACTCTCTAGTTCTGCTTCAGCAAGGAGATTCTTCAGCATAACATGTGGTTTTCCAGCATTCGAGTCTGGCACTTTGCCGGCAGTGTTCTCCTCTTTGATATTTCTTCCTTCCGGTTCATCTTTGGAATCATGGACTGATTTGTTCTCAATAGAATCTGATTTCTGCTCTGGCTCCACAAGGGGTATCAAGGAAGGTTCTTCCAATGTATCATTGTGATCGAGATTGTGAATAGTTCTTTCTGTTGCTGGATCAGAAGTGTGTAGATCCTTAGTGGCGAGAGAGTCTGCTGCTGGATCAGAAGGTTCTTCCAATGTATCATTGTGATCGAGATTGCTTTTGTGAGTAGTACCTTCTGTTGTTGGATCAGAAGTGTGTAGATCCCTAGTGACGAGAGAATCTGTGGGTGgtgaaacttctgcatcaaaattGGACCCTTCCTCCATTGCACTACTCAAGGATGGTATTGCTCCATCTGAAATAGAAGTGGTAAAGAATAGTTCTTGAAACAGGTAAAAGacccttaaaaagaaaaaagaattatgaTTAAACTTCAAATAACTCGATGATGATGGCCATGTCCAAAACACAACAGTTCACTTTAGAACTCTTGAGTTCATTATCGTAGAAAAGCCCTCATAGATAGTTCAACATCTTTCACATGTGTTGACCTCATAGAAGTTCAAAGTGCAAATCTTGCAGGGGTCATGACATCTTCCAAGTCACTAAATAAATTGAATGGTACTGAGAGAACTAAAAGTTTGTTCACCAGTCTCAACTTCTAATGTTTGCAACAATGAGTTACAGATGCTGACTCCTACAGAAGTTCTAGGCATCTGACAAATACATTTCTCttgtaaattataaattatgcatCACCATCTACAACTAAGACTCCATATGAGATGGGTAGTTTAATGACAATCACTAAATGGAATGAAGTTCTAGCAACTATCGGGCATGCTGACTCAACCACACTGAAATTCTACTCTGGATCATGTAGAGCCTTTTCCATGTCCCTTTTTTTTCTAGTGCCTCTTCGTTGCCTTGTAGTATACCCTTGTGTTATTAGAAATAAGATCCAGACCAACTGAATTTGGTCgcctagaacttggaagaaacatgatgatgaaGAACTCTCTAGCTTTAcaaaaaaatttagaaaaatttataatcaacaaaaagtcatcaattagttttTCTAGGGACTCCCTTGGTACTAAATGTACTCATTTACTATTTAGATAtcctagaagtcacattttggATTTCTAGAAAACATATTAATTCCCTAAAAGATTAGTTTTGGGAATCATTGGCTTCACTAAATGTACCAATACTCCTAAACCCTTATGAATAATGGAGCTTGTCAATAAATCAAACACttcagatttgaatgaaaaaatGCTTGCATCTTCTCTCTTCTAGTCTCTTACACTCTTCTCTTGCTATCTTGCTCTCTTGCTTTCTCTCTACTTCTCTGTTCTCTCTATTCTGTTCTACATCACATGAGCATTACTGTTCTTTAGTAGTTGGATCTATCTTTGCTTGATCTCGATGCCTTAGATCTTCTTTGTCAGAATGGACTGTTTGTTAAAATAAACCTGAAGCAGCAATGTGAAGAGTGTTTCTCCCAAATAATAAAATGAATTTCCAGAGTATGTCAAAGTATCCGCTAGCATCAAACAGAAAGAAAAACAGATATAATTCTAACCTGGAACAGATTCTGAAACTGCATCAATGTTGCCGGTTTGGCTGTTTGAATTGATCGAGTAATCTACCTTTTCAATATAAAACTCATTTTGTTGCATAGATTTGTCATGAACATCTTCCTCTTTTGAAGACTGATAAAAGATGCTAGGAGCAACTCCAGATCTATCACTAGTTTTTGAGTCATAATCATTGCCAGGCTTTCCAATAAAAGATCGCACATCAACTTTCGATTCAGAGCATTCCTCAGTTTTAAGGATTTCTTCATCATCATGGCACAAACCAGCTTTACTGTGAGCATTTGTGTTTGGATCGTCCTCGAGTATGGTGAGAAGACTATATTCTTTTTCAGCAGTGGGCACATGATCCATTTCTGTAACAAATGGGTTATATGAGTTATTCTTGTCACTGCTAACATGGTTAATGCTTCCAACCACAAAAACATTCTGCAGTTCCAGTTGATATCCACATGTAGTCTCCATTTTGTTAGTTTCATCTTTGTTGGGATACAGTGTATCATAATGCTCACTAGGAAGCCCATTCTCTGAAATTTCTTCCTTGAAAAAAGCTTCTGCTTGCCTCTGAGACTGATCAATTGTTTCATCGAGATCAGCATTTTGTTTGAATCTTTCTACAGGAGTTTCTTGGACATCCTGTTGATCCAAGTAATTATTCAAAACACTACGTAAACACCTGAAACTGAAATCCTCTTGGGTTAAGCTTAAGACACTATCTGCAACAATTACATCCTCGTTGTTCTGCAATTCTGTCCTTCCAATATCATCTCTGGTTGGAGGCTCCAATTCTGTGGTATGACCTTCAGGTTGAGAATTTGTTTTTAAAtccatattattttctttaaacaTTTCAAGATTTTTATCCTCAACCAGAGCATCAATGTTTATTTCTGTTGTTCCTTGTCTAACAATTTGACTATTATTACTTATTTCAGATGTTGCACTAAATTGGCTCATACCAGAAAGCGAGACAGCAGAATCTGCAACCCTCAAATTATCAGCTGAGATTCCTTCATGAGATAGGTTGGTACCCTTTCCTTTGTACAGGTAACAAGTTTCACATGAATTAGGTACTCGATCATCTAAATCCATTGCCTTGTTTACACTTGGAACTTGTTCAGGTGTTTTAAGCCAATCTGATTCTCCTTTCGGACCTTCAAACTTATTCGCTGATGCCCCATCTTCAAATTCAAATTCATTGACCACCTGAGACCTATCACTGTTCATATCCTGACAGTTGCGTTCATCATTTGACTCATCCCTTTCCATCTCATTGACATTAACTTGCAAGGTTGAAGAAATACTTTTGGCATTTTTATCTGATTCTACAACTGACAACTCATCAATTACATGTCTACCTATGTTGCTTCCTGCTTCAGCATTTGCACAAATTGTAAGATCAGGTTCCACCAACCAAGAGTCTTCAAGAGACTCAATTTTCACCTTGGTATATTCAACCAAAAGCATGTTTGATGATATTGGTAATGAATGCAGACACTCCGGGTCATTTCCATCTACTGGTGAGTTAGCAGGCAATGCAATCTGATAACCACATGCTGATAAATGAGTAGGAGTCTCAAAGAGTTCACCATCAGTAATCTCCAAATTGCATGAACCATCATTGCAGAATGGTTGAACTTGGGAGATTTGTCCTGCAACATCAGTCTTCTCATCTGGTGAAGTGCAGATGACTGATTCAAATTCCATTGTAATTGCCGAAACCTCATCAGAAAGACCAGAAATCAGTGTAGTTATTGCATTTGCTTGATCTACAATCATGCTAAACCCCATGGATGGCCCATCATTGCAGAATGGTTGAACTTGGGATATTTGTCTTGCAACATCAGTCTTCTCATCTGGTAAAGTGCAGATGACTGATTCAAATTCCATTGTATTTGCCGAAACCTCATCAGGAAGACCAGAAATCAGTGTAGTTATTGCATTTGCTTGATCTACAATCATGCTAAACCCCATGGATGGCCCATCATTGCAGAATGGTTGAACTTGGGAGATTTGTCCTGCAACATCAGTCTTCTCATCTGGTGAAGTGCAGATGACTGATTCAAATTCCATTGTATTTGCCAAAACCTCATCAGGAAGACCAGAAATCAGTGTGGTTATTGCATTTTCTTGATCTACAATCATGCTAAACCCCATGGATGGCCCATCATTGCAGAATGGTTGAACTTGGGAGATTTGTCCTGCAACATCAGTCTTCTCATCTGGTGAAGTGCAGATGACTGATTCAAATTCCATTGTATTTGCCAAAACCTCATCAGGAAGACCAGAAATCAGTGTGGTTATTGCATTTGCTTGATCTACAATCATGCTAAACCCCATGGATGGCCCATCATTGCAGAATGGTTGAACTTGGGAGATTTGTCCTGCAACATCAGTCTTCTCATCTGGTGAAGTGCAGATGACTGATTCAAATTCCATTGTATTTGCCGAAACCTCATCAGGAAGACCAGAAATCAGTGTGGTTATTGCATTTGCTTGATCTACAATCATGCTAAACCCCATGGATGGCCCATCATTGCAGAATCGTTGAACTTGGGAGATTTGTCCTGCAACACCAGTCTTCTCATCTGGTGAAGTGCAGATGACTGACTCAAATTCCATTGTATTTGCCGAAACCTCATCAGGAAGACCAGAAATTAGTGTGGTTATTGCATTTTCTTCATCTACAATCATGCTAGACCCCATGGATGGCCCATCATTGCAGAATTGTTGAACTTGGGAGATTTGTCCTGCAACATCAGTCTTCTCATCTGGTGAAGTGCAGATGACTGATTCAAATTCCATTGTATTTGCCAAAACCTCATCGGGAAGACCAGAAAACAGTGTGGTTATTGCATTTGCTTGATCTACAATCATGCTAAACCCCATGGATGGCCCATCATTGCAGAATGGTTGAACTTGGGAGATTTGTCCTGCAACATCAGTCTTCTCATCTGGTAAAGTGCAGATGACTGATTCAAATTCCATTGTATTTGCCGAAACCTCATCGGGAAGACCAGAAATCAGTGTGGTTATTGCATTTGCTTGATCTACAATCATGCTAAACCCCATGGTTGGCCCATCATTGCAGAATGGTTGAACTTGGGAGATTTGTCCTGCAACATCAGTCTTCTCATCCGGTAAAGTGCAGATGACTGATTCAAATTCCATTGTATTTGCCGAAACCTCATCAGGAAGACCAGAAATTAGTGTGGTTATTGCATTTGCTTGATCTACAATCATGCTAAACCCCACGGATGGCCCATCATTGCAGAATGGCTGAACTTGGGAGATTTGTCCTGCAACATCAGTCTTCTCATCTGGTGAAGTGCAGATGACTGATTCAAATTCCATTGTATTTGCCGAAACCTCATCAGGAAGACCAGAAACCAGTGTGGTTATTGCGTTTGCTTGATCTACAATCATGCTAAACTCCATGGATTTGTCTATCCTCTGAAACTCAGAGTTTGTCAGCGAGGAATTAGCACAAGAACCATGAGGTAGGATCTGCGGGCCAGGAATCTGCATATCTAATTTGTCTTCTACATAGTTTCCAATGATTATATTATCTTCTACAGTAGCACTATCTACCATATTTTGAACTGCAGCATGATCCATTTCCTCCAAAGCATCTAGGCAAAATCCTTTGGTCAAAGGGGACTCAGATGAACTATCTGTCCCTTCCATTGTACAGACCTTATCACCTCGGCATGTGACTGAATCATTGTCCAAGTGTATTGTGTCATCCAGTTGACTTGCCGTTGATTCCACATCAGAACTCAGAACCTTGTTGCCATGACATGAAGCATCTGATTCGGGAGAATAATCTGCATTGGTACAGTGCATTGtgaaaatttcaaatcaaatGAGAAGAACTATACTACAAGGAAGTGTCTTTAGAATAACATATCTTGTTCAAATCTACATACTTAAATTGTTAATCTCATTTTAAATATTTCACCAAAGATTCATGAGCTTCTTTTGAACTGCAACAGAACAGAACATTCATACTTCTGGTCAATAGTTTCAGATCTCTAGAGGACTAGTCATAGCAAATAGTCCTCTGCTGCACTGCACCAGTTAGGTACAACAGAGAATCCCAGTCCATGATGTAGTTTCTTAAGATATTTTAAATCACCCTTTTCATATACCAAACAAAAGGTAAAGGATTAGCAAGTTAAGCTTATATGACATAAATCATGCACATTATACTAGTCCAAGGACAAGTATAAGACTTCAGGTAACAACGGAACAAGCCATACATGAGCTGTACAAAACATCTCTATGAACTCATAGAATGATGGCAGAATTTGTCAAAGATGACAATAAGAAgtatatgttcaataaaaatccaCCAAAAAAATCTGAACAAAAACTAAGAAGGAAATTTGTTATATACAAAGATATGCTGAATTCACAGCTAACATGTAAGGAAAGAACTGATGTCAATCCTTTCAATAATTCAAGCCTTGGAGTCATGAAAAACGCAGACTGGTTAAGAATTGATGGTGATGGTTCCAATTTACAAACAGTTAAATTATCCATAAAACTGTCAATTCAGGAAGTCATTAAATTACAACTCAATTCATCACATAATcttatatttcttaccaatcaaaAGAAATCTATTAGTTCATCAATTTAACAATCTGGTAGTAATTTTCTACCATTTAATTATAAGAGAAGATAAccattaacaaaaaaaataaagaaagaataaAGAGAACACGGCACGCAATAAAATTCCACAGAGATCAAAACAGCAAACGTTGATAGCATATTCAAGCCTTTTGGCCTATGCTATGTAAAGATAAACGATCCACCCAAAAGACCTCGACAATCTCATGAAAGTATAAGCTGAAAATAGCAAAGTAAATGAAAGATCGCCACAACGTAGTCCACATACCGGCGACGTCGGCCTCCAAGATCGCACCTTTACACGGTTCTTCGACGTCTACTCCAGATTGGCCCATTCCTCTCCCTTTTTCCCCCTCCGGCTTTggttcctcctccaccacctcctctcctGCAAAATAACTCAATCGCACCAACCAAACCCCAAAAGATGAGCAACAGAAGCCACAAAACGGTAAAAACTTATGACTCCGTACCAGACACATTCCTCGGGTCCTCATCGGAGAGCTGCTCAGGAGGCGCCTTCTTCACCTCCACGGCTGCGGCTACGTCGGCGGCTCCATCCGACAGCCCCGGGGCCGCCGCGCTGCAGTGCTTCCGGTGGGCCGTCCGGTGCTTCTTGCTGGGGTGCGGGTTGGGGTACACCCACCCGCACCGGTGGCACACCTTCCCACCTCCATGGCTCGCGCTCCCTTCAAGAAGAGGAAACACACTATCTAAGCcccaaaaccacacaaaaacctaCACCAAAAGAATCCACGCAACGCGAAGAGCACGAAGCACAGGAGAAGACCCCCACCTGGCGTCTGCTCCCTCCGGTTCTCCTCGCCCTCCATCTCCCGAGATCTCGCCAAtgtcctctccctctctctctctctcttcccccctCAAAGAGACGACACTTTCGAGTGCTACTGACAGTCGAAGGGGGGAATTCCAGTGATGAGAATGCGGAGGGAAGGCAGAGGGTCTACAGAACCATCGTATACCGTCAGATCTTGCATTAAGATGCGCGTGATCCGATCGGACGGTGAGAAATGCAAAATGGAGGCGGTCGCGACATCAATCACCGATACGGCCATGTGAGAGGAATTCTACCGAGCGACAAGACTTGCGTACGTCCGCATAGAAAACCCAAACGGGTACATCACAGCCGTTACGCCTAATGGATGCGTAGCTCGTACAAATACTTGTATGCGTACGTTTGGGGTGCGCTCTCTGATGTGTATAGCGTTGGAATTGCTCACTTAGACAAATTGGCCGCTTGGATTATATTGGCTTCTTCCGTATTTAGTACTATTGTTGTTATTGGTAGAAAATATTAGAGAAGATGAGGAGATGAAGCCAACAAGAAGGAGAAGTAAGTAATTGATAGAAAGATTGTGAGCAGCATAGACAATCACAAACGACAATAGTTTGCCACATTGCGATTactcttgtaatttttgtttaattaaattatcatatttaaattttaaaaatatttttttaatttggatCAAATCGAACCGTCCGTTACGGTGATCTGTGTGCCGGATCGCATCGgatcttttgtttttgtttttgtttttgtttactTGTATATCAATTGAGAGAGAAAACACTTTATGATGATTCATGTTTTTTTGTGTTGTGGATATGAGGAAAGCAAGTTTTCATTAGAACAATCTCTATTTGTGTTTGAAGGCTTCTTCCTGTTGTTGCTTCATGTCTCTGCAATTATTTTGTGGACCCTTGTGGATCTTGATGTCTCCATCATGCATGTACAGAAAGTTTCAGGGACACATCAGAAGGTCCAAGAGAAAACACCATCTGCGAACACTTCATATCCCAACTCAGAAGGCAACTCAATGCATTGTTAGGGTAGCTTGAGTGGA comes from the Musa acuminata AAA Group cultivar baxijiao chromosome BXJ1-10, Cavendish_Baxijiao_AAA, whole genome shotgun sequence genome and includes:
- the LOC135595299 gene encoding uncharacterized protein LOC135595299, which encodes MEGEENRREQTPGSASHGGGKVCHRCGWVYPNPHPSKKHRTAHRKHCSAAAPGLSDGAADVAAAVEVKKAPPEQLSDEDPRNVSGEEVVEEEPKPEGEKGRGMGQSGVDVEEPCKGAILEADVADYSPESDASCHGNKVLSSDVESTASQLDDTIHLDNDSVTCRGDKVCTMEGTDSSSESPLTKGFCLDALEEMDHAAVQNMVDSATVEDNIIIGNYVEDKLDMQIPGPQILPHGSCANSSLTNSEFQRIDKSMEFSMIVDQANAITTLVSGLPDEVSANTMEFESVICTSPDEKTDVAGQISQVQPFCNDGPSVGFSMIVDQANAITTLISGLPDEVSANTMEFESVICTLPDEKTDVAGQISQVQPFCNDGPTMGFSMIVDQANAITTLISGLPDEVSANTMEFESVICTLPDEKTDVAGQISQVQPFCNDGPSMGFSMIVDQANAITTLFSGLPDEVLANTMEFESVICTSPDEKTDVAGQISQVQQFCNDGPSMGSSMIVDEENAITTLISGLPDEVSANTMEFESVICTSPDEKTGVAGQISQVQRFCNDGPSMGFSMIVDQANAITTLISGLPDEVSANTMEFESVICTSPDEKTDVAGQISQVQPFCNDGPSMGFSMIVDQANAITTLISGLPDEVLANTMEFESVICTSPDEKTDVAGQISQVQPFCNDGPSMGFSMIVDQENAITTLISGLPDEVLANTMEFESVICTSPDEKTDVAGQISQVQPFCNDGPSMGFSMIVDQANAITTLISGLPDEVSANTMEFESVICTLPDEKTDVARQISQVQPFCNDGPSMGFSMIVDQANAITTLISGLSDEVSAITMEFESVICTSPDEKTDVAGQISQVQPFCNDGSCNLEITDGELFETPTHLSACGYQIALPANSPVDGNDPECLHSLPISSNMLLVEYTKVKIESLEDSWLVEPDLTICANAEAGSNIGRHVIDELSVVESDKNAKSISSTLQVNVNEMERDESNDERNCQDMNSDRSQVVNEFEFEDGASANKFEGPKGESDWLKTPEQVPSVNKAMDLDDRVPNSCETCYLYKGKGTNLSHEGISADNLRVADSAVSLSGMSQFSATSEISNNSQIVRQGTTEINIDALVEDKNLEMFKENNMDLKTNSQPEGHTTELEPPTRDDIGRTELQNNEDVIVADSVLSLTQEDFSFRCLRSVLNNYLDQQDVQETPVERFKQNADLDETIDQSQRQAEAFFKEEISENGLPSEHYDTLYPNKDETNKMETTCGYQLELQNVFVVGSINHVSSDKNNSYNPFVTEMDHVPTAEKEYSLLTILEDDPNTNAHSKAGLCHDDEEILKTEECSESKVDVRSFIGKPGNDYDSKTSDRSGVAPSIFYQSSKEEDVHDKSMQQNEFYIEKVDYSINSNSQTGNIDAVSESVPDGAIPSLSSAMEEGSNFDAEVSPPTDSLVTRDLHTSDPTTEGTTHKSNLDHNDTLEEPSDPAADSLATKDLHTSDPATERTIHNLDHNDTLEEPSLIPLVEPEQKSDSIENKSVHDSKDEPEGRNIKEENTAGKVPDSNAGKPHVMLKNLLAEAELESKQEATGSQGYNASPSSKRSCGGSQDDGQSLRTAISDGPLDTQADHREWNSPARLPVTKHEKKKAKGRQSWVPFICCPSVN